Proteins from one Ficedula albicollis isolate OC2 chromosome 3, FicAlb1.5, whole genome shotgun sequence genomic window:
- the PNISR gene encoding arginine/serine-rich protein PNISR isoform X3: MWDQGGQPWQQWPLNQQQWMQSFQHQQDPSQIDWAALAQAWIAQREASGQQNVVEQQGMMPNGQDISGMESGPNNHNNFQGDPNFNRMWQPEWGMPHQPPHPPPDQQWMTPTPGQMEIVPPSEDSNSQDSGEFTPDNRHMFNQNNHNFGGPPDNFAMGPVNQFDYQHGAAFGPPQGGFHPPYWQPGPPGPPGPPAPPAPTQNRRERPSFRDRQRSPIAMPVKQEPPQIDAVKRRTLPAWIREGLEKMEREKQKKLEKERMEQQRSQMSKKEKKESEEAEEGDGPRLPQRSKFDSDEEDEEAENTEAVSVGKISRSPSPAPQEEQSEPEMTEEEKEYQMMMLTKMLLTEILLDVTNEEIYYVAKDVHRKATKAPAKQLAQSSALASLTGLGGLGGYGSGDSEDERSDRGSESSDTDDEELRHRIRQKQEAFWRKEREQQLLLEKQLEEKLQNEKVSKETNEFINKEQNSNLTSQEAKEIEADMVHEKKRSPNAITPDVELKKEGKERTGRSGSRSSSSGSSSSNSRSSSSSSTVSSSSYSTSSGSSRSTSRSSSPKRKKRHSRSRTPSHKVRRSRSRSYSHRNRRERSRSREKIRERRRSSRNHSAERGERRRNRSPSRERSWDRRRSGSRSRDRRANRASRSRSRDRRKAEDQRRSPTGNRHKHKSEGKDQERKKEQGGGVDKDKKKNRERERDQEKRKDKPKKEEKESKAGNHDDSRLKRKRDSERTFSRGDSICVKIIRQDSRQESKKITTKDSKKRSGSESSARSSSESPGSSKEKKAKKSKHIRSCSMEKSQRSGKKASRKHKSKSRSRSTTPLRRKR, from the exons ATGTGGGATCAAGGTGGACAACCTTGGCAGCAATGGCCTTTGAACCAACAGCAGTGGATGCAGTCATTTCAGCACCAGCAAGATCCAA GCCAGATTGACTGGGCTGCACTAGCTCAAGCATGGATTGCTCAGCGAGAAGCCTCAGGGCAACAGAATGTAGTGGAACAACAAGGAATGATGCCAAACGGACAGGATATTTCAGGAATGGAGTCTGGTCCAAACAACCATAATAATTTTCAGGGGGATCCCAATTTCAACAGAATGTGGCAGCCAG AATGGGGAATGCCTCACCAACCCCCTCACCCACCTCCAGATCAGCAGTGGATGACTCCAACCCCAGGTCAAATGGAAATTGTTCCTCCATCTGAAGACAGCAACAGTCAGGACAGTGGGGAATTTACTCCTGACAACAGGCATATGTTTAACCAGAACAATCACAACTTTGGGGGACCTCCCGATAACTTTGCAATGGGGCCAGTGAACCAGTTTGACTATCAG CATGGGGCTGCTTTTGGTCCACCTCAAGGTGGATTTCACCCACCTTATTGGCAGCCAGGACCACCAGGACCACCAGgtcctccagcacctcctgcaccTACTCAAAATCGAAGGGAAAGACCCTCGTTCAGAGATCGACAGCGTTCACCTATTGCGATGCCTGTGAAGCAGGAGCCTCCCCAGATTG ATGCTGTGAAGCGTAGAACTCTGCCTGCCTGGATTCGTGAGGGCctggaaaagatggaaagagaaaaacagaaaaaattggaaaaagagagaatggAGCAGCAACGTTCACAGATGtctaaaaaagagaaaaaggaaagtgagGAGGCTGAAGAAGGGGATGGCCCACGGTTACCTCAGAGAAGTAAATTT GACAGtgatgaggaagatgaagaagctgaaaacacagaagcTGTAAGTGTTGGGAAAATCAGCAGGagtccatccccagctcctcaaGAGGAGCAAAGTGAACCAGAAatgacagaagaagaaaaggagtaTCAAATG ATGATGCTGACGAAAATGCTGCTGACAGAGATTCTCTTAGATGTCACAAATGAAGAAATCTATTATGTGGCCAAAGATGTTCACCGTAAAGCAACTAAAG CTCCTGCAAAACAGCTGGCACAGTCCAGTGCACTGGCTTCCCTCACTGGACTCG GTGGACTGGGTGGTTATGGATCAGGAGACAGTGAAGATGAGAGGAGTGACAGAGGCTCTGAATCATCTGATACTGATGATGAGGAATTACGACACAGAATAAGGCAAAAACAGGAGGCGTtttggagaaaagagagagaacagcaACTACTACTAGAGAAACAGCTAGAAG aaaagctacaaaatgaaaaagtttcaAAAGAGACGAATGAATTTAtcaacaaagaacaaaatagtAACTTAACATCACAGGAGGCAAAAGAAATTGAAGCAGATATGGTTCATGAAAAGAAGAGATCTCCAAATGCAATCACACCTGATGTAGAACTCAAGAAAGAGGGTAAAGAGAGAACAGGAAGGAGTGGGTCAAGAAGCTCTAGCAGtggtagcagcagcagcaatagcaggagcagcagcagtagcagcacaGTATCCAGTTCATCGTATAGCACTAGCTCAGGTAGCAGTCGCAGCACTTCGCGTTCTTCCTCTCccaaaaggaagaagagacacAGTCGCAGTAGGACGCCGTCACATAAAGTTAGGCGCAGTAGAAGCAGGAGTTACTCCCATAGAAACAGGAGAGAGAGGAGTaggagcagggagaaaataagggaaaggagaagatcTAGTAGAAATCACAGTGCTGAAAGAGGGGAGAGGCGGAGAAATCGGAGTCCTTCGAGAGAGAGAAGCTGGGATAGACGTAGAAGCGGCAGCCGCTCGAGAGACCGGCGAGCCAACCGTGCGAGccgcagcaggagcagggacagacgTAAAGCTGAAGACCAGCGTAGAAGCCCTACTGGAAATAGGCACAAACATAAAAGTGAGGGTAAAGAtcaagaaaggaagaaggagcAGGGTGGAGGTGTagataaagacaaaaaaaagaacagagaaagggagagagatcaggaaaaaagaaaagataagcccaaaaaagaggaaaaagaaagtaaggCTGGCAATCATGACGACAGTagattaaagagaaaaagagacagcGAAAGAACTTTCTCTCGCGGTGATTCAATATGTGTGAAAATAATAAGACAGGATTCCagacaagaaagcaaaaaaattactacCAAAGATAGCAAAAAACGATCAGGCTCTGAATCTAGTGCAAGGAGTAGTTCTGAATCACCAGGAAGCAGTAAAGAAAAGAAGGCTAAGAAATCGAAGCATATTCGGTCATGCTCCATGGAGAAATCTCAAAGGTCTGGTAAGAAGGCAAGCCGCAAACACAAGTCTAAGTCACGATCAAG atcaACAACTCCTCTCCGTCGTAAACGCTGA
- the PNISR gene encoding arginine/serine-rich protein PNISR isoform X4, with product MWDQGGQPWQQWPLNQQQWMQSFQHQQDPSQIDWAALAQAWIAQREASGQQNVVEQQGMMPNGQDISGMESGPNNHNNFQGDPNFNRMWQPEWGMPHQPPHPPPDQQWMTPTPGQMEIVPPSEDSNSQDSGEFTPDNRHMFNQNNHNFGGPPDNFAMGPVNQFDYQHGAAFGPPQGGFHPPYWQPGPPGPPGPPAPPAPTQNRRERPSFRDRQRSPIAMPVKQEPPQIDAVKRRTLPAWIREGLEKMEREKQKKLEKERMEQQRSQMSKKEKKESEEAEEGDGPRLPQRSKFDSDEEDEEAENTEAVSVGKISRSPSPAPQEEQSEPEMTEEEKEYQMMMLTKMLLTEILLDVTNEEIYYVAKDVHRKATKAPAKQLAQSSALASLTGLGGLGGYGSGDSEDERSDRGSESSDTDDEELRHRIRQKQEAFWRKEREQQLLLEKQLEEEKLQNEKVSKETNEFINKEQNSNLTSQEAKEIEADMVHEKKRSPNAITPDVELKKEGKERTGRSGSRSSSSGSSSSNSRSSSSSSTVSSSSYSTSSGSSRSTSRSSSPKRKKRHSRSRTPSHKVRRSRSRSYSHRNRRERSRSREKIRERRRSSRNHSAERGERRRNRSPSRERSWDRRRSGSRSRDRRANRASRSRSRDRRKAEDQRRSPTGNRHKHKSEGKDQERKKEQGGGVDKDKKKNRERERDQEKRKDKPKKEEKESKAGNHDDSRLKRKRDSERTFSRGDSICVKIIRQDSRQESKKITTKDSKKRSGSESSARSSSESPGSSKEKKAKKSKHIRSCSMEKSQRSGKKASRKHKSKSRSR from the exons ATGTGGGATCAAGGTGGACAACCTTGGCAGCAATGGCCTTTGAACCAACAGCAGTGGATGCAGTCATTTCAGCACCAGCAAGATCCAA GCCAGATTGACTGGGCTGCACTAGCTCAAGCATGGATTGCTCAGCGAGAAGCCTCAGGGCAACAGAATGTAGTGGAACAACAAGGAATGATGCCAAACGGACAGGATATTTCAGGAATGGAGTCTGGTCCAAACAACCATAATAATTTTCAGGGGGATCCCAATTTCAACAGAATGTGGCAGCCAG AATGGGGAATGCCTCACCAACCCCCTCACCCACCTCCAGATCAGCAGTGGATGACTCCAACCCCAGGTCAAATGGAAATTGTTCCTCCATCTGAAGACAGCAACAGTCAGGACAGTGGGGAATTTACTCCTGACAACAGGCATATGTTTAACCAGAACAATCACAACTTTGGGGGACCTCCCGATAACTTTGCAATGGGGCCAGTGAACCAGTTTGACTATCAG CATGGGGCTGCTTTTGGTCCACCTCAAGGTGGATTTCACCCACCTTATTGGCAGCCAGGACCACCAGGACCACCAGgtcctccagcacctcctgcaccTACTCAAAATCGAAGGGAAAGACCCTCGTTCAGAGATCGACAGCGTTCACCTATTGCGATGCCTGTGAAGCAGGAGCCTCCCCAGATTG ATGCTGTGAAGCGTAGAACTCTGCCTGCCTGGATTCGTGAGGGCctggaaaagatggaaagagaaaaacagaaaaaattggaaaaagagagaatggAGCAGCAACGTTCACAGATGtctaaaaaagagaaaaaggaaagtgagGAGGCTGAAGAAGGGGATGGCCCACGGTTACCTCAGAGAAGTAAATTT GACAGtgatgaggaagatgaagaagctgaaaacacagaagcTGTAAGTGTTGGGAAAATCAGCAGGagtccatccccagctcctcaaGAGGAGCAAAGTGAACCAGAAatgacagaagaagaaaaggagtaTCAAATG ATGATGCTGACGAAAATGCTGCTGACAGAGATTCTCTTAGATGTCACAAATGAAGAAATCTATTATGTGGCCAAAGATGTTCACCGTAAAGCAACTAAAG CTCCTGCAAAACAGCTGGCACAGTCCAGTGCACTGGCTTCCCTCACTGGACTCG GTGGACTGGGTGGTTATGGATCAGGAGACAGTGAAGATGAGAGGAGTGACAGAGGCTCTGAATCATCTGATACTGATGATGAGGAATTACGACACAGAATAAGGCAAAAACAGGAGGCGTtttggagaaaagagagagaacagcaACTACTACTAGAGAAACAGCTAGAAG aagaaaagctacaaaatgaaaaagtttcaAAAGAGACGAATGAATTTAtcaacaaagaacaaaatagtAACTTAACATCACAGGAGGCAAAAGAAATTGAAGCAGATATGGTTCATGAAAAGAAGAGATCTCCAAATGCAATCACACCTGATGTAGAACTCAAGAAAGAGGGTAAAGAGAGAACAGGAAGGAGTGGGTCAAGAAGCTCTAGCAGtggtagcagcagcagcaatagcaggagcagcagcagtagcagcacaGTATCCAGTTCATCGTATAGCACTAGCTCAGGTAGCAGTCGCAGCACTTCGCGTTCTTCCTCTCccaaaaggaagaagagacacAGTCGCAGTAGGACGCCGTCACATAAAGTTAGGCGCAGTAGAAGCAGGAGTTACTCCCATAGAAACAGGAGAGAGAGGAGTaggagcagggagaaaataagggaaaggagaagatcTAGTAGAAATCACAGTGCTGAAAGAGGGGAGAGGCGGAGAAATCGGAGTCCTTCGAGAGAGAGAAGCTGGGATAGACGTAGAAGCGGCAGCCGCTCGAGAGACCGGCGAGCCAACCGTGCGAGccgcagcaggagcagggacagacgTAAAGCTGAAGACCAGCGTAGAAGCCCTACTGGAAATAGGCACAAACATAAAAGTGAGGGTAAAGAtcaagaaaggaagaaggagcAGGGTGGAGGTGTagataaagacaaaaaaaagaacagagaaagggagagagatcaggaaaaaagaaaagataagcccaaaaaagaggaaaaagaaagtaaggCTGGCAATCATGACGACAGTagattaaagagaaaaagagacagcGAAAGAACTTTCTCTCGCGGTGATTCAATATGTGTGAAAATAATAAGACAGGATTCCagacaagaaagcaaaaaaattactacCAAAGATAGCAAAAAACGATCAGGCTCTGAATCTAGTGCAAGGAGTAGTTCTGAATCACCAGGAAGCAGTAAAGAAAAGAAGGCTAAGAAATCGAAGCATATTCGGTCATGCTCCATGGAGAAATCTCAAAGGTCTGGTAAGAAGGCAAGCCGCAAACACAAGTCTAAGTCACGATCAAGGTAG
- the PNISR gene encoding arginine/serine-rich protein PNISR isoform X2, which produces MWDQGGQPWQQWPLNQQQWMQSFQHQQDPSQIDWAALAQAWIAQREASGQQNVVEQQGMMPNGQDISGMESGPNNHNNFQGDPNFNRMWQPEWGMPHQPPHPPPDQQWMTPTPGQMEIVPPSEDSNSQDSGEFTPDNRHMFNQNNHNFGGPPDNFAMGPVNQFDYQHGAAFGPPQGGFHPPYWQPGPPGPPGPPAPPAPTQNRRERPSFRDRQRSPIAMPVKQEPPQIDAVKRRTLPAWIREGLEKMEREKQKKLEKERMEQQRSQMSKKEKKESEEAEEGDGPRLPQRSKFDSDEEDEEAENTEAVSVGKISRSPSPAPQEEQSEPEMTEEEKEYQMMMLTKMLLTEILLDVTNEEIYYVAKDVHRKATKAPAKQLAQSSALASLTGLGGLGGYGSGDSEDERSDRGSESSDTDDEELRHRIRQKQEAFWRKEREQQLLLEKQLEEEKLQNEKVSKETNEFINKEQNSNLTSQEAKEIEADMVHEKKRSPNAITPDVELKKEGKERTGRSGSRSSSSGSSSSNSRSSSSSSTVSSSSYSTSSGSSRSTSRSSSPKRKKRHSRSRTPSHKVRRSRSRSYSHRNRRERSRSREKIRERRRSSRNHSAERGERRRNRSPSRERSWDRRRSGSRSRDRRANRASRSRSRDRRKAEDQRRSPTGNRHKHKSEGKDQERKKEQGGGVDKDKKKNRERERDQEKRKDKPKKEEKESKAGNHDDSRLKRKRDSERTFSRGDSICVKIIRQDSRQESKKITTKDSKKRSGSESSARSSSESPGSSKEKKAKKSKHIRSCSMEKSQRSGKKASRKHKSKSRSRSTTPLRRKR; this is translated from the exons ATGTGGGATCAAGGTGGACAACCTTGGCAGCAATGGCCTTTGAACCAACAGCAGTGGATGCAGTCATTTCAGCACCAGCAAGATCCAA GCCAGATTGACTGGGCTGCACTAGCTCAAGCATGGATTGCTCAGCGAGAAGCCTCAGGGCAACAGAATGTAGTGGAACAACAAGGAATGATGCCAAACGGACAGGATATTTCAGGAATGGAGTCTGGTCCAAACAACCATAATAATTTTCAGGGGGATCCCAATTTCAACAGAATGTGGCAGCCAG AATGGGGAATGCCTCACCAACCCCCTCACCCACCTCCAGATCAGCAGTGGATGACTCCAACCCCAGGTCAAATGGAAATTGTTCCTCCATCTGAAGACAGCAACAGTCAGGACAGTGGGGAATTTACTCCTGACAACAGGCATATGTTTAACCAGAACAATCACAACTTTGGGGGACCTCCCGATAACTTTGCAATGGGGCCAGTGAACCAGTTTGACTATCAG CATGGGGCTGCTTTTGGTCCACCTCAAGGTGGATTTCACCCACCTTATTGGCAGCCAGGACCACCAGGACCACCAGgtcctccagcacctcctgcaccTACTCAAAATCGAAGGGAAAGACCCTCGTTCAGAGATCGACAGCGTTCACCTATTGCGATGCCTGTGAAGCAGGAGCCTCCCCAGATTG ATGCTGTGAAGCGTAGAACTCTGCCTGCCTGGATTCGTGAGGGCctggaaaagatggaaagagaaaaacagaaaaaattggaaaaagagagaatggAGCAGCAACGTTCACAGATGtctaaaaaagagaaaaaggaaagtgagGAGGCTGAAGAAGGGGATGGCCCACGGTTACCTCAGAGAAGTAAATTT GACAGtgatgaggaagatgaagaagctgaaaacacagaagcTGTAAGTGTTGGGAAAATCAGCAGGagtccatccccagctcctcaaGAGGAGCAAAGTGAACCAGAAatgacagaagaagaaaaggagtaTCAAATG ATGATGCTGACGAAAATGCTGCTGACAGAGATTCTCTTAGATGTCACAAATGAAGAAATCTATTATGTGGCCAAAGATGTTCACCGTAAAGCAACTAAAG CTCCTGCAAAACAGCTGGCACAGTCCAGTGCACTGGCTTCCCTCACTGGACTCG GTGGACTGGGTGGTTATGGATCAGGAGACAGTGAAGATGAGAGGAGTGACAGAGGCTCTGAATCATCTGATACTGATGATGAGGAATTACGACACAGAATAAGGCAAAAACAGGAGGCGTtttggagaaaagagagagaacagcaACTACTACTAGAGAAACAGCTAGAAG aagaaaagctacaaaatgaaaaagtttcaAAAGAGACGAATGAATTTAtcaacaaagaacaaaatagtAACTTAACATCACAGGAGGCAAAAGAAATTGAAGCAGATATGGTTCATGAAAAGAAGAGATCTCCAAATGCAATCACACCTGATGTAGAACTCAAGAAAGAGGGTAAAGAGAGAACAGGAAGGAGTGGGTCAAGAAGCTCTAGCAGtggtagcagcagcagcaatagcaggagcagcagcagtagcagcacaGTATCCAGTTCATCGTATAGCACTAGCTCAGGTAGCAGTCGCAGCACTTCGCGTTCTTCCTCTCccaaaaggaagaagagacacAGTCGCAGTAGGACGCCGTCACATAAAGTTAGGCGCAGTAGAAGCAGGAGTTACTCCCATAGAAACAGGAGAGAGAGGAGTaggagcagggagaaaataagggaaaggagaagatcTAGTAGAAATCACAGTGCTGAAAGAGGGGAGAGGCGGAGAAATCGGAGTCCTTCGAGAGAGAGAAGCTGGGATAGACGTAGAAGCGGCAGCCGCTCGAGAGACCGGCGAGCCAACCGTGCGAGccgcagcaggagcagggacagacgTAAAGCTGAAGACCAGCGTAGAAGCCCTACTGGAAATAGGCACAAACATAAAAGTGAGGGTAAAGAtcaagaaaggaagaaggagcAGGGTGGAGGTGTagataaagacaaaaaaaagaacagagaaagggagagagatcaggaaaaaagaaaagataagcccaaaaaagaggaaaaagaaagtaaggCTGGCAATCATGACGACAGTagattaaagagaaaaagagacagcGAAAGAACTTTCTCTCGCGGTGATTCAATATGTGTGAAAATAATAAGACAGGATTCCagacaagaaagcaaaaaaattactacCAAAGATAGCAAAAAACGATCAGGCTCTGAATCTAGTGCAAGGAGTAGTTCTGAATCACCAGGAAGCAGTAAAGAAAAGAAGGCTAAGAAATCGAAGCATATTCGGTCATGCTCCATGGAGAAATCTCAAAGGTCTGGTAAGAAGGCAAGCCGCAAACACAAGTCTAAGTCACGATCAAG atcaACAACTCCTCTCCGTCGTAAACGCTGA